AGGAGTGGCGAGACGACGGCGACGAAGGGGATAATCAGTGCAACCACCCAGGCCATGATGCCATCCTGGGAGAAGGCGAAGCTCTCACCGAGCAAGGCACCGAGCCGAAAGAGGAGCGCCACCGGGATCGTCATGAACAGGAACGGTGCGTAGAAGCCAGCCAGTCGCTGCATGAACCGCGAGACGAGTGAGAAGGGCCCCACGCCCGGAATCCAGAAGACGATCAGCAGCGGCATCAACAGGACGAACAGGTAGAGCATGACGTGGCGCGTGAAGTAGATGAGCGCGATCAGCACGAACAGGACGAGATCGACGGTCAGTGAGAGCAACAGTCCAAGCAGGCCGATGACGCTGAACGACGTCACTTCGAACAGTGTCATGGTTGCGAGATCCGGTGCGAGGTACCGTCCGAGTCCGTCCATGAGTCGGAGTGAAAATGACGAGATCCACCACCACGAGAGGATCCCCAGCAGTCCCGAGAAGGCCCGTCGCTTGAGTTTCGTCTGATGGTAGCTACTGAAGAGGTGATTCGTCGACTCGAAGAAGATCACGAGGGCAATCGAGAGGCCATACAGGAAGAGGACGAGTGGAATCAGTCCCTCCCAGTAGTATTCGTAGATCTGTGGCCACGCGCCGTTGGTCGGTGCCTCAAACACCGAATCAGGAGCTGGTGTGCTGACGATCGTCTCGACGAGCTCGGATCCTTCGTTCTGGATGACCTGCTCGATCGGCTCGAAGAGGGCACGGAGGAAATCCGAGAGAGCCTCCGGAATGATATCGCCCAGTGCCTGCATCAGGACCACCCCATAGCGTGTTGCAGGAGTGGGTCTCGCTGGACGAGTCTCACTGGAACCTCCAGGGCGGCCAGACACCCCAGCCAGTAATTCGATCGATGAGGAAGACCCCGATTCCGAACAGCCCTGCTGCGAGGACGAATTGAGAGAGCGTTCCCAGCACATCGAGGACACTACCGCCGACCAGCATACTCGTCTGTGAACCGGTGTAGGCAGGGTTCCGTCGCCACCACGCACTGGGGTGATAGCGAGCACTCACCGATCCCTGCTCCCGTGGGATGGTGACGTTCGCAGTGCCATTCGCTGTCGTGTTCACTCGCTCGTCGCCGACAGTGAGGTACCCGTCTCGGCCCGAAGTCCTGATCGGCACACCGGTCTGGGCATCAGATAGTGAGACCTGGAGCGATGTCGTGCCAGTGTCAGTGGATTCGGTTTGGACTCGCAGCGAGACCGTACTCTCGTTGATCGGGATGGTTTCGAACTCATCGAGTGGCCGCGTCTGTTCGACACCGCGAACGAGACCGATCGCTCGGATCGACGCATCGTCTGGCAGTGGCTCACTGGGATCATGGTCTTCGGCGTGTGTCCGCCAGCGGGTCGCGATTCCGAACGTCGCCGTATATGGAGACTCGACGACGTCGAGGGCAACCGAGTCTGGTAACGTGGGCGGTGTCCGTTCCCCACCAAATGCCTCGGTAATTGCGACATCGCTTCGGGGGCTCGCGGTTGGTCCGACCTCCATCGGGAACGAATGGACAGTGAGGGGATGGACGGGCGAGTGAACGCGCTCAGTGGAGTCACTGGTCCGTTCCTCCAACGTATCCCAGCGAGGATCGCGAGCCGTATAGAAGCGCCAGACACCATGTATCGAGCCTGTTGCAGTGTTCCGCTCGAAGCCAACCCACGGTTCCGGTGTGTAGGCTACGACGCCACGATCGCCATCGGGAAACTGCCCGACGTACCCCGAGAGTTCGATATCGTGTGGTCGGACGCGTATCGAATCGGAGACCGTCGTGGTCTGCGTTCGCTCGCGTGTCGTCTGGTTCCGCGCCGTGCACGTCGCCGTCGTATTGTTGTAGGTCGCACACGCCTCGCGTTCTCGCTCCCACGTCGTCGCGATATCGGCCTCGAAACGAACGGTACTGTTCGTCGAGTAGCGTGATGCAAAGTCTCCTTCCTCGAAGGCGAGTTCGGGAGTCTGTGAGCCGGATGCTGAATCGGCAAGCTGGTCGTCGACGTACAGTCGTGTGTCCGTGATCGTTGACTCACTGAGCGAATGGGTTACCGTCACGTTCCCATCGTCCGATGTTCGAGTGGCCGGCAGTGAGACCCGGTAGTCGATGAAGCCCGTGACGTTCCCGTCCGTGCCCACGTACAGTGTGCCCTCGTTGTCGGTGAGATGGACTTGCGTCGACGGCTGCACGAGACTGATCGTCGCATGGGCGTCCCTGATCACACCGCTGTCCCGTGGACTGGCATGTGCTGGGACCAGTGAGCGATCGAGTCCCGTCGAGGGGAACTCCTCAGACTCTCCGTCGTTCCACGTCCGGACCGCGTCCGGTGGCTGATCGAACGGGACATCAGTCTGGCTCCCGATCGTAACGAGCGCATCTGTATCGGAGTGAGCAGCCACATCCGCGTCCAGCGACCAGAGAGTCACAAACGTCGAATTGTTGATGCCGTGTTCGGGTTCAGAAGGTGAATGGCCCTGGACAGCGACTGGGACGGTCGCTACGAGGGCCAGTGTGAGACAGAGGACCATTCGCCGGTGCCCCTTAGAACCCACAACTCGTCCCACCCGCCACGACGTTGTTGAGGATGAATCCGAGGATCGTCGTCGCGAGTGGTGCAACGATCACACCCCAGATGACGCCCTGATTGCGGACCTCTTTGAGTTCCTTCTTCATGTCCGCTCGCCGGATCGTCGGGATCGCAACCGTCGCGCCGAGTGCGAGAACGCCGCCGATCAGTGGCCCACCGAACTGGATCACCGTAAACAGATTCTGGATCGTCTGGGCCATCGACGAGTCACAGAACGCCGTCCCGATCGCCGTCGCGTTGTGAGCGTCCGCCAGCGCGGGGTCGACGGCGACGAGGCCGACGACGGCCATGGCCAGCACGCTGCCGACAAGCCGTTGCAGCACCCGCACCCGGGACCGTGAGATACTCGCTGCTCGATTCGAACTGCCAGCGTTGGGACTATCCGATGTCATTGTTTCAGAGAGCGACCGCTTCGTACCGTCACCGCCACCCAGCGACGAACGGCGAGCAGTCAGTATTGAAACGAGCGGGCAAGTCGGACATAAGCGTTCGTATTCTTCCGAAAAAGTCTACTTCTGGCTGAAATTTCTGCACGATAGCGTGTTTATATGGGTTGTATTTGGTGTATACCTGTATTCTATATGGAGTGCAATCGTGGACAACACCACACCTCTCCCTGTGCGAGGAAACGAACGACAACACCCCACAGAACCAGTAGCGGGCTACTCGTCCAGATCGTAGGAGGCTGTCTCGCAGGGGTCACAGTACGGACAGTCCGCCGCTGGCGTCGACAGCGTCGTCCCGCAGCGACGACACTCGTGAATACATCTTCCTGATCGGTTGAGGAGGGAGCGCAAGCTCACGGGAATCATTCCAGCACCGCCTGAAGCTCGTCCCGACGCTGACGAATCGTCACGATCGAGACGTCCGCGACGGAGGCGACCTCGGACTGTGTGACCGACAGGTCGTGTTCCCCGCAGGCGAGATAGAGTGCAGCGCCTGCAAGTCCTGCGGGGTGGCGTCCGTTCGCCAGTCCCTCGTCGACAGCCACGTCAGCGAGGTCACGCGCTCGTCGACGCACGCCCGCTGGCACATCGAGTTGATCGGCGAATTTCGGGAGCAACTGCTGAGGCTGCTGGATCGACGTCTCCAGACCGAATTCGACGTTCAGAACGCTATATGCGTTCCGTAGTGCCGACTCCTCACACCGCGCGACGCTTGCGATCTCTTGGGCGCTGTCTGGGAGTGATCGGCATCGACACACTGCATAGATACTCCCCGCTGCGAACGCTTCGAGCGACCGTCCGATCAGCAACTCTTCGTCCTGAGCCTGCCGAAAGAGTGTACAGGCGAACTCGGTCGTCTCGCGAGTCATCCCCAGAGCGGCGACGATCCGTGCGATCTCCGTACAGGCGAAGGCGAGATTCCGTTCTGCTTTCGACTGGAAACGTGCCCGGTTGTGTTCGCGACGCAGTCGACCGAGTTGACGCCGTTTCTTGTTGGAGAGGGACTGTTGCTTCCCATCTTTCCACCGTCCAATCTGACTGGAGAGGCCCCGATCGTGACGTGC
Above is a genomic segment from Halomicrobium sp. LC1Hm containing:
- a CDS encoding transcription initiation factor IIB family protein — translated: MTPARHDRGLSSQIGRWKDGKQQSLSNKKRRQLGRLRREHNRARFQSKAERNLAFACTEIARIVAALGMTRETTEFACTLFRQAQDEELLIGRSLEAFAAGSIYAVCRCRSLPDSAQEIASVARCEESALRNAYSVLNVEFGLETSIQQPQQLLPKFADQLDVPAGVRRRARDLADVAVDEGLANGRHPAGLAGAALYLACGEHDLSVTQSEVASVADVSIVTIRQRRDELQAVLE